The Candidatus Manganitrophus noduliformans genome includes a window with the following:
- the mddA gene encoding methanethiol S-methyltransferase, whose amino-acid sequence MKRIIAFGYGVAAYAVFFVTFLYAAGFVGNLFVPKSIDSAPTRPIGQALLINLLLLGLFAFQHSVMARPAFKAWWTRIVPKPVERSTYVLFSSLALILMFWQWEPMGGVIWNVEDPAGRAILHGLFAFGWLLVLVTTFLINHFDLFGLRQVTLYLLGREYTPLQFKTPGPYKHVRHPLYVGWLFAFWAAPTMTVAHLVFALATTAYILIAIQLEERDLVAAHGEYAGYRRRVPMLIPRFMKKSAPIAAASPSEERAA is encoded by the coding sequence ATGAAAAGGATCATTGCATTCGGTTATGGCGTGGCGGCGTATGCGGTTTTCTTTGTCACGTTTCTTTATGCGGCGGGGTTCGTCGGGAATCTCTTTGTTCCGAAGTCGATCGACTCGGCGCCGACGCGTCCGATCGGTCAAGCGCTTCTGATCAATCTCTTATTGCTCGGGCTTTTCGCCTTTCAGCACAGCGTCATGGCCCGGCCGGCCTTCAAGGCGTGGTGGACCCGGATTGTTCCGAAGCCGGTCGAGCGGAGCACCTATGTTCTCTTCTCCAGCCTGGCGCTGATTTTGATGTTCTGGCAGTGGGAGCCGATGGGGGGGGTGATCTGGAATGTCGAAGATCCCGCCGGCCGCGCGATCCTTCACGGACTTTTTGCCTTCGGATGGCTGCTGGTTCTGGTGACGACATTTCTCATCAATCACTTCGATCTCTTTGGCCTGAGACAGGTTACGCTCTATCTATTGGGCCGCGAATATACGCCGCTCCAATTTAAGACGCCGGGTCCGTATAAGCATGTCCGCCACCCGCTCTACGTCGGTTGGCTCTTCGCCTTCTGGGCCGCTCCGACGATGACTGTCGCGCACCTCGTCTTCGCCCTCGCGACCACGGCCTATATCCTGATCGCCATTCAGCTGGAAGAGCGCGATCTGGTTGCGGCGCACGGGGAGTACGCCGGCTACCGGCGGCGGGTGCCGATGCTGATCCCCCGGTTCATGAAGAAATCGGCGCCGATAGCGGCGGCGTCCCC